The Hymenobacter sp. DG01 genome has a segment encoding these proteins:
- a CDS encoding TonB-dependent receptor, whose translation MKHFLLATSLLLVATPVALAQTPVTPADFTATDSTQALPEVAVTYRAGSRTPVTFLNLSGRELAALSVGQEPSFLLTQTPGVTAYSDAGSTQGYAYFRLRGIDQTRINTTLDGVPLNEPEDQGAYFSNYPDLFNSLSSVQIQRGVGTTQNGVASYGGSIQLFSPSLLDSARTTLGGGYGSFGSYRAFGEYASGRRGRAALYARASHLHSDGYKERSANTSQSVYVSGGLFYEKTSWKLSVLAGQQRNQLAWLPVADSVLRRNRRANANGAENDRFQQALVQLQNQWLVGSRSEVNTSVYASGLRGGYDFDLNTFLGLPPTTELYRYDFRSGLLGTFSTYTYRTDRLTWTSGLHLSTYQRRHLGSEQTAGELYRNTGYKREGSVFSKAEYQLGRLTLFGDVQGRAVSFRYKGSVPLETLEWRFLNPKVGASVMVGQRTTLYYTLGRTGREPTRNDLFGGNDDLLADSTGQPLLSSTRAEYVNDHELGIRYRSATLEASLNAYYMDFQNEIVLNGQLGPNGLALTDNVKSSRRMGLEATVRWQPLPRLTLTNNSAFNRSRIREQEQSFRPILTPALLINQEATYQTGSWLLGVAGRYQSRSYLDFANSAAISGYALLNARVQYARPRWEVTLFGNNLTNTRYFNNGTVEPDGTRRYFVQAPANFYLDVRLHI comes from the coding sequence ATGAAGCACTTTCTACTCGCCACCTCTCTTCTGTTAGTTGCTACCCCCGTAGCGCTGGCACAAACTCCGGTAACACCAGCAGACTTCACGGCTACGGACAGTACCCAGGCGCTGCCGGAGGTGGCCGTAACCTACCGCGCTGGCAGCCGCACGCCGGTTACGTTTCTGAACCTGAGCGGGCGGGAGCTAGCGGCCCTCAGTGTGGGCCAAGAGCCTTCTTTCCTGCTAACTCAAACGCCAGGCGTCACGGCTTATTCCGATGCTGGCAGCACCCAGGGTTACGCCTACTTCCGCCTACGCGGCATCGACCAGACCCGCATCAATACCACCCTGGATGGGGTGCCGCTCAATGAGCCCGAGGACCAAGGGGCCTATTTCTCTAACTACCCCGACCTGTTCAACTCCCTAAGCAGTGTGCAGATTCAGCGGGGGGTAGGCACTACCCAAAACGGCGTGGCCAGCTACGGCGGCAGCATTCAGTTGTTCTCACCCTCGTTGCTCGACTCAGCCCGTACGACGTTGGGCGGGGGCTACGGCTCATTTGGGAGCTACCGGGCTTTTGGCGAGTACGCCAGCGGCCGGCGGGGACGAGCGGCCTTGTATGCTCGGGCCTCGCACCTGCACTCCGATGGCTATAAGGAACGCTCGGCCAATACCTCGCAGTCGGTGTATGTTAGTGGAGGGCTGTTTTATGAGAAAACCAGTTGGAAACTGAGTGTGCTGGCCGGGCAGCAGCGTAACCAACTGGCCTGGCTGCCCGTGGCCGACTCGGTGCTGCGCCGCAACCGCCGGGCCAACGCCAACGGAGCCGAAAACGACCGGTTTCAGCAGGCCCTGGTGCAACTCCAGAATCAATGGCTGGTGGGTAGCCGCTCGGAGGTGAATACCAGCGTGTACGCCTCAGGCCTACGTGGGGGCTACGATTTCGACCTGAACACCTTCCTGGGCCTGCCGCCCACCACGGAGCTGTACCGCTACGATTTCCGCTCGGGTCTGCTCGGGACCTTCAGCACCTATACCTACCGCACCGACCGGCTGACCTGGACCAGCGGCCTGCACCTGAGCACCTACCAACGCCGCCACTTGGGTAGCGAGCAAACCGCCGGGGAACTGTACCGCAATACGGGCTACAAGCGGGAGGGTAGCGTGTTCAGCAAAGCCGAGTACCAGCTGGGTCGCCTTACGCTGTTTGGCGATGTGCAGGGTCGGGCCGTTTCGTTCCGATACAAGGGCAGCGTGCCGCTGGAAACCCTGGAGTGGCGTTTCCTGAACCCAAAAGTAGGTGCCAGCGTGATGGTAGGCCAGCGTACTACCCTGTATTACACCCTGGGCCGCACCGGCCGGGAGCCCACCCGCAACGACCTGTTCGGGGGCAATGACGACCTGCTGGCCGACAGCACCGGCCAACCTCTGCTCAGCAGCACCCGCGCCGAGTACGTGAATGACCACGAGCTGGGAATCCGGTACCGGAGTGCTACCCTGGAGGCGAGCTTGAACGCCTACTACATGGATTTTCAGAACGAAATCGTGCTGAATGGGCAATTGGGTCCGAACGGATTGGCGCTAACGGATAATGTGAAAAGCAGCCGCCGGATGGGCTTGGAGGCCACCGTGCGCTGGCAACCGCTGCCTCGCCTCACACTTACCAACAACTCGGCTTTCAACCGCAGCCGCATCCGGGAGCAGGAGCAGTCCTTCCGGCCTATTCTAACCCCGGCGCTGCTCATTAATCAGGAAGCTACTTACCAAACCGGGAGCTGGTTGCTGGGGGTAGCAGGCCGCTACCAAAGCCGCTCCTACCTCGATTTCGCCAACTCCGCCGCCATCAGCGGGTACGCTTTGCTGAATGCGCGGGTGCAGTACGCCCGGCCCCGCTGGGAGGTAACACTGTTCGGGAACAACCTCACTAACACCCGCTACTTCAACAACGGCACGGTAGAGCCCGATGGCACCCGCAGGTACTTCGTGCAGGCTCCGGCCAACTTCTACCTCGATGTGCGCCTGCATATATGA
- a CDS encoding AAA family ATPase produces the protein MTNALVFGKFLPFHQGHVALIDFARRHCDYLTVLVCASNHETLPGALRAQWIEDTYAHCPEVSVQLLDYREEELPNTSVSSEVVAHVWADTFREVVPGVSLVVTSEPYGALVAARMGIRHLDFDRARAQVPVSATAIRQGVRAQWSYLPAAVQSYYRRTVAILGTESTGKTTLTEQLAAHFGASFVAEAGRDLISDSTSFSRTDLLLVADEHARRIAAARAAAGPLLLLDTDIHITQSYAQLTQGSYLPVPAETYSLNHADLYLYLLPDVPFVQDGTRLPAAERLHLDAIHRQTLADFGIEHKEIGGDWPARFQQAVALIEEMLRAAGTL, from the coding sequence ATGACGAACGCACTTGTATTCGGGAAATTTCTGCCCTTCCACCAGGGGCACGTTGCCCTCATTGACTTCGCCCGTCGGCACTGCGACTACCTGACGGTGCTAGTGTGCGCCAGCAACCACGAAACCCTGCCCGGCGCGCTACGTGCCCAATGGATAGAAGACACCTACGCGCACTGCCCCGAGGTAAGCGTGCAATTGCTGGACTACCGTGAGGAGGAACTGCCCAACACGTCGGTTTCTTCCGAGGTCGTGGCCCACGTCTGGGCCGATACATTTCGGGAGGTAGTGCCTGGAGTTTCGCTGGTAGTAACCTCCGAGCCGTATGGGGCGCTGGTAGCCGCCCGTATGGGCATCCGCCACCTTGATTTTGATAGGGCAAGGGCGCAGGTGCCGGTATCGGCTACTGCTATCCGGCAGGGGGTGCGGGCGCAGTGGTCCTACCTGCCGGCGGCGGTGCAATCCTACTACCGCCGTACGGTAGCTATTCTGGGCACCGAATCGACGGGCAAAACCACCCTAACGGAGCAGTTAGCCGCGCACTTCGGAGCCAGTTTCGTGGCAGAAGCCGGCCGCGACCTGATTTCGGACTCCACCAGCTTCAGCCGCACCGACCTGCTACTTGTGGCCGACGAGCACGCCCGGCGCATTGCCGCCGCCCGCGCCGCAGCCGGGCCTTTGCTGCTGCTGGATACCGACATTCACATCACCCAGTCCTACGCGCAACTAACACAAGGCTCCTACCTCCCGGTGCCTGCCGAAACCTACTCCCTCAACCACGCCGACCTCTACCTCTACCTGCTGCCCGATGTACCCTTCGTGCAGGATGGCACCCGCCTGCCCGCCGCCGAGCGCCTCCACCTCGACGCAATCCACCGCCAAACGCTGGCCGACTTTGGTATCGAACACAAGGAAATTGGCGGCGACTGGCCCGCACGGTTCCAGCAGGCAGTGGCCCTAATAGAGGAGATGCTGCGCGCAGCCGGCACGCTATGA
- a CDS encoding TIGR02117 family protein, translating to MSDAFRKVAKGAAYVGGGVVGALALYLAAAVGLSAVPVGRRNSPETGEIEAYILSNGVHTDVVVPVRTDQMDWTQLVSYSDTPAMDTTRSYVGFGWGDKGFYLNTPTWAELKPSTAVKAMFWLSTTAMHATFHHEPQPGPDCVKVLLTRAEYARLIAFIKKSFDYDTRGRTELIRGYSYGQHDAFYEATRTYNLFYTCNTWANDALKVSGQKAALWTPFDFGIFWQYR from the coding sequence ATGTCCGATGCTTTTCGGAAAGTAGCCAAAGGAGCCGCCTACGTAGGCGGTGGAGTAGTGGGGGCATTGGCCCTGTATCTGGCCGCCGCGGTAGGCCTTTCTGCTGTTCCCGTTGGTCGCCGCAACTCGCCCGAAACCGGCGAAATTGAAGCCTACATTCTCTCCAACGGCGTGCATACCGACGTGGTAGTGCCCGTGCGAACCGACCAGATGGACTGGACTCAGCTGGTTTCCTACTCCGATACGCCCGCCATGGACACCACCCGCAGCTACGTGGGGTTTGGCTGGGGCGACAAGGGCTTCTATCTGAACACCCCCACCTGGGCCGAGCTAAAGCCGAGCACCGCCGTGAAGGCCATGTTCTGGCTGAGCACCACGGCCATGCATGCTACCTTCCACCACGAGCCCCAGCCTGGCCCTGACTGCGTGAAAGTGCTGCTGACCCGCGCCGAATACGCCCGCCTGATTGCCTTCATCAAGAAGAGCTTCGACTACGACACCCGGGGCCGGACCGAGCTCATCCGGGGCTACAGCTACGGGCAGCACGATGCGTTCTATGAGGCCACGCGCACCTATAACCTGTTCTATACCTGCAACACCTGGGCCAACGATGCCCTGAAGGTATCGGGCCAGAAAGCCGCCCTCTGGACACCCTTCGACTTTGGTATCTTCTGGCAGTACCGCTAG